The genomic stretch TTGTATCGGATGGTGTCGAACCTGGCGGCGAGCGCGTCATACAGCAGAAGCCGTCCGATCAAAGGTTCACCGACACCCGTGATGACCTTGATGGTCTCCATCGCCATCAGCGTTCCGATCACGCCCGCCAGAGCCCCGATGATGCCGGTTTCTGCGCAGGCAGGTATCAGACCCTGCGGCGGTTTCTCGGGAAACAGGTCACGATAGCTGGGGTTCTGCATTCCATCCATGCCGACCTCATAGGGCTTCAGGACCGTCAGCGATCCGTCGAAGCGGCCCACGGCACCGGTTACAAGGGGAACCTGCGCCGCAAGCGCCGCATCCGCACATGCATAGCGGGTATCGAAGTTGTCCGATCCGTCCACCAGGAGATCGAAGAGCGGCAGATGCTCGCCGGCCCACCGTTCGGAAAAGCGCTCTTCGTAGGAGAGGACCCGGATGGTCGGATTCAACTGCGCGAGTGCCGCCCTCGCACTCTCCGTCTTCAGCTCGCCGATCGTGCCCGTATCGTGGATGACCTGCCGCTGCAGGTTCGAAAGCGAGACGAC from Pseudorhizobium banfieldiae encodes the following:
- a CDS encoding molybdopterin-synthase adenylyltransferase MoeB — its product is MQLTPEEIERYRRHILLPEIGGHGQQRLKNARVLVVGAGGLGAPILLYLAAAGIGTIGIIDDDVVSLSNLQRQVIHDTGTIGELKTESARAALAQLNPTIRVLSYEERFSERWAGEHLPLFDLLVDGSDNFDTRYACADAALAAQVPLVTGAVGRFDGSLTVLKPYEVGMDGMQNPSYRDLFPEKPPQGLIPACAETGIIGALAGVIGTLMAMETIKVITGVGEPLIGRLLLYDALAARFDTIRYNRRPAESAAE